The Oryza glaberrima chromosome 9, OglaRS2, whole genome shotgun sequence genome includes a window with the following:
- the LOC127784589 gene encoding 2-hydroxyisoflavanone dehydratase-like has translation MLPHQKLSPQRLICCHMATPSPNPHLSMSINGGATVSAGWAATQPRRRRTVDHSSRSCLLRPSYGSTRGFGTRRIAVRSASQKNSSPPLMTTEQEAEDEVVLESPAHFRIYKSGKIDRLNRPPVLPAGLDEATGVTSKDVVLDADTGVSVRLFLPKLQEPSKKLPVVVFFHGGAFFIESAGSETYHNYVNSLAAAAGVLVVSVDYRLAPEHPLPAGYDDSWAALQWAASAQDGWIAEHGDTARLFVAGDSAGANIAHEMLVRAAASGGRPRMEGAILLHPWFGGSKEIEGEPEGGAAITAAMWYYACPGAAAGADDPRLNPLAAGGPVLEELACERMLVCAGGKDVLAARNRAYYDAVAASAWRGSAAWLESEGEGHVFFLGNSECENAKQLMDRIVAFIAGG, from the coding sequence ATGTTGCCACACCAAAAGCTCTCTCCCCAGAGGCTTATCTGTTGCCACATGGCCACACCAAGTCCAAACCCTCACCTCTCCATGTCCATCAATGGAGGAGCCACCGTTTCGGCTGGTTGGGCGGCCACccaacctcgccggcgacgaacagTGGATCACAGTAGCAGAAGCTGCTTACTTCGACCATCATATGGATCTACCAGAGGCTTCGGTACGAGGAGAATTGCAGTTCGTTCTGCCTCCCAGAAGAACTCGTCTCCTCCATTGATGACCACTGAGCAAGAAGCCGAAGACGAGGTGGTGCTAGAGTCGCCGGCGCACTTCCGCATCTACAAGAGCGGCAAGATCGACCGCCTCAACCGGCCACCCGTCCTGCCCGCTGGTCTCGACGAGGCCACCGGCGTCACCTCCAAGGACGTCGTCCTCGACGCCGACACCGGCGTCTCCGtccgcctcttcctccccaaGCTTCAGGAGCCCTCCAAGAAgctccccgtcgtcgtcttcttccacGGCGGCGCGTTCTTCATCGAGTCGGCCGGCTCCGAGACGTACCACAACTACGTCAactccctcgccgcggcggccggtgtCCTCGTCGTGTCCGTCGACTACCGGCTCGCCCCGGAGCACCCGCTCCCCGCGGGCTACGACGACTCGTGGGCGGCGCTCCAGTGGGCGGCCTCGGCGCAAGACGGATGGATCGCCGAGCACGGCGACACGGCTCgcctcttcgtcgccggcgacagcgCCGGCGCCAACATCGCGCACGAGATGCTCGTGAGGGCGGCCGCCAGCGGCGGGCGCCCGAGGATGGAGGGCGCGATCCTGCTGCACCCGTGGTTCGGCGGGAGCAAGGAGATCGAGGGGGAgccggagggcggcgccgcgatCACCGCGGCGATGTGGTACTACGCGtgcccgggcgccgccgccggcgcggacgACCCGCGGCTGAACCCGCTGGCGGCCGGCGGGCCGGTGCTGGAGGAGCTCGCGTGCGAGAGGATGCTCGTGTGCGCGGGGGGGAAGGACGTGCTCGCGGCGAGGAACCGCGCGTACTAcgacgccgtggcggcgagCGCGTGGCGCGGGAGCGCGGCGTGGCTCGAGTCGGAGGGGGAGGGGCACGTGTTCTTCCTGGGGAATTCGGAGTGCGAGAATGCCAAGCAGCTCATGGATCGCATCGTGGCGTTCATAGCCGGTGGATGA
- the LOC127784159 gene encoding tuliposide A-converting enzyme b1, amyloplastic-like, which yields MASETEPDAVVFEAPAHFRIYKSGKMDRLHRPPCLPAGVDEATGVASKDVVIDAGTGLSVRLYLPKIQEPSKKLPVLVFFHGGGFLIESADSSTYHNYVNPLAAAAGVVVVSVDYRLAPEHPLPAAYDDSWAGLLWAASAQDGWLAEHGDVSRLFIAGDSAGGNIVHDMLLRAASNGGPRIEGALLLHPWFGGSTVLEGEPPAAAALTGMIWCYACPGASGGADDPRMNPLAPGAPALEKLACERMLVAAGQTDGLAARDRAYYDAVAASPWRGTATWVESEGEGHVFFLEKPECDKAKQLMDRVVEFISAGSPA from the coding sequence ATGGCCTCCGAGACCGAGCCCGACGCCGTGGTGTTCGAGGCTCCGGCGCACTTCCGCATCTACAAGAGCGGCAAGATGGACCGCCTTCACCGACCACCCTGCCTGCCCGCTGGCGTCGACGAGGCCACCGGCGTTGCCTCCAAGGACGTCGTCATCGACGCCGGCACCGGCCTCTCCGTGCGCCTCTACCTCCCCAAGATCCAAGAGCCATCCAAGAAGCTCCCCGTCCTCGTCTTCTTCCACGGAGGCGGCTTCCTCATCGAGTCGGCCGACTCCTCCACGTACCACAACTACGTCaaccccctcgccgccgcggccggcgtcgtcgtggtGTCCGTCGACTACCGCCTCGCCCCGGAGCACCCGCTGCCGGCGGCCTACGACGATTCCTGGGCCGGGCTACTGTGGGCGGCGTCAGCGCAAGATGGCTGGCTCGCGGAGCACGGCGACGTGTCCCGACTGTTCATCGCCGGCGACAGCGCCGGCGGCAACATCGTGCACGACATGCTCCTGAGGGCGGCCTCCAACGGCGGGCCGAGGATCGAGGGCGCGTTACTACTGCACCCGTGGTTCGGCGGGAGCACGGTTCTCGAGGGGGAGcccccggccgcggccgcgctcaCCGGGATGATATGGTGCTACGCGTGCCCCGGCGCGTCCGGCGGCGCGGACGACCCGAGGATGAACCCGCTTGCGCCTGGCGCGCCGGCGCTGGAGAAGCTCGCGTGCGAGAGGatgctggtggcggcggggcagaCCGACGGGCTGGCGGCGAGGGACCGCGCGTACTAcgacgccgtggcggcgagCCCCTGGCGCGGGACGGCGACGTGGGTGGAGTCGGAGGGGGAGGGGCACGTCTTCTTCCTGGAGAAGCCGGAGTGCGACAAGGCCAAGCAGCTCATGGACCGCGTCGTGGAGTTCATATCCGCCGGGTCTCCTGCCTGA
- the LOC127784241 gene encoding tuliposide A-converting enzyme 1, chloroplastic-like, whose protein sequence is MEPHADEVVFDGPYFRIYKNGKVDRLHRPLLVAAGVDDATGVVSKDVVLDAGTGLFVRVFLPKVQDQETGKKLPVLVYFHGGGFIIESADSATYHNYLNSVAAAAGVLVVSVNYRLAPENPLPAGYDDSWAALQWAVSAQDDWIAEHGDTARVFVAGDSAGGNIVHEMLLRASSNKGPRIEGAIVLHPFFGGSTAIDGESDDAVPKGSKLWAVACPGAANGVDDPRMNPTAPAGAPALEKLGCERLLVCTAQEDWLVARGRAYYGAVAASAWRGSAAWHETEGEGHVFFLRDPGCDKAKQLMDRVVAFISGA, encoded by the coding sequence ATGGAACCGCACGCCGATGAGGTAGTGTTCGACGGCCCGTACTTCCGCATCTACAAGAACGGGAAGGTAGACCGCCTCCACCGGCCACTTCTCGTTGCCGCGGGCGTCGACGATGCCACCGGCGTCGTCTCCAAGGACGTCGTCCTCGACGCCGGGACAGGACTGTTCGTTCGCGTCTTCCTGCCCAAGGTGCAAGACCAAGAAACCGGCAAAAAGCTTCCTGTCCTCGTGTACTTCCACGGCGGCGGATTCATCATCGAGTCCGCTGACTCCGCCACGTACCACAACTACCTCaactccgtcgccgccgcggccggcgtgcTTGTGGTGTCCGTCAACTACCGGTTAGCCCCTGAAAACCCGCTGCCTGCAGGATACGACGATTCTTGGGCGGCGCTCCAGTGGGCGGTGTCCGCGCAGGACGACTGGATCGCCGAGCACGGCGACACGGCGCGcgtcttcgtcgccggcgacagcgCCGGAGGCAACATCGTGCACGAGATGCTCCTGAGGGCCTCCTCGAACAAAGGGCCGAGGATAGAGGGCGCGATCGTGCTCCACCCGTTCTTCGGCGGGAGCACGGCCATCGACGGCGAGTCCGACGATGCGGTCCCCAAGGGCTCCAAGCTGTGGGCGGTCGCGTGCCCGGGCGCAGCGAACGGCGTGGACGACCCGAGGATGAACCCGACGGCGCCTGCAGGCGCGCCGGCGCTGGAGAAGCTCGGGTGCGAGCGGCTGCTCGTGTGCACGGCGCAGGAGGACTGGCTGGTGGCGAGGGGCCGCGCGTACTACGGCGCCGTGGCCGCGAGCGCGTGGCGCGGGAGCGCGGCGTGGCACGAGACGGAGGGAGAGGGGCACGTCTTCTTCCTTCGCGATCCGGGGTGCGACAAGGCCAAGCAGCTCATGGACCGCGTCGTGGCGTTCATATCCGGCGCATGA
- the LOC127785000 gene encoding tuliposide A-converting enzyme b1, amyloplastic-like translates to MEPDADELVFDSSYLRIYKNGKVDRLHRPPLLAAGVDDATGVVSKDVVLDAGTGLFVRVFLPKVQDQELGKKLPVLVYFHGGGFIIESADSATYHNYLNSIAAAAGVLVVSVDYRLAPENPLPAGYDDSWAALQWAVSAHADDWITEHGDTARVFVAGDSAGGNIVHDVLLRASSNKGPRIEGAIMLHPFFGGSTAIDGESDEAVYIASKVWPFACPGAVNGVDDPRMNPTAPGAPALEKLGCERLLVCTAQEDWLVARGRAYYGAVAASAWRGSAAWHETEGEGHVFFLRDPGCDKGKQLMDGVVAFIASA, encoded by the coding sequence ATGGAACCCGACGCCGACGAGTTGGTGTTCGACAGCTCATACCTCCGCATCTACAAGAACGGCAAGGTAGACCGCCTCCACCGGCCCCCTCTCCTCGCCGCGGGCGTCGACGATGCCACCGGCGTCGTCTCCAAGGACGTCGTCCTCGACGCCGGGACAGGACTGTTCGTGCGCGTCTTCCTGCCCAAGGTGCAAGACCAAGAACTCGGCAAAAAGCTTCCTGTCCTCGTGtacttccacggcggcggcttcaTCATTGAGTCCGCGGACTCAGCCACGTACCACAACTACCTcaactccatcgccgccgccgccggcgtccttgTGGTGTCCGTCGACTACCGCTTAGCCCCGGAGAACCCGCTCCCTGCAGGATATGATGATTCTTGGGCGGCGCTCCAGTGGGCGGTGTCCGCCCATGCGGACGACTGGATCACCGAGCACGGCGACACGGCGCGcgtcttcgtcgccggcgacagcgCCGGCGGCAACATCGTGCACGACGTGCTCCTGAGGGCATCCTCGAACAAAGGACCGAGGATAGAGGGCGCGATCATGCTCCACCCGTTCTTCGGCGGGAGCACGGCCATCGACGGCGAGTCCGACGAGGCGGTCTACATAGCCTCGAAGGTGTGGCCGTTCGCGTGCCCGGGCGCAGTGAACGGCGTGGACGACCCGAGGATGAACCCGACGGCGCCTGGCGCGCCGGCGCTAGAGAAGCTCGGGTGCGAGCGGCTGCTCGTGTGCACGGCGCAGGAGGACTGGCTGGTGGCGAGGGGCCGCGCGTACTACGGCGCCGTGGCCGCGAGCGCGTGGCGCGGGAGCGCGGCGTGGCACGAGACGGAGGGAGAGGGGCACGTCTTCTTCCTTCGCGATCCGGGGTGCGACAAGGGCAAGCAGCTCATGGACGGCGTCGTGGCGTTCATAGCCAGCGCATGA
- the LOC127784198 gene encoding probable carboxylesterase 12, with the protein MESNAADELLLELDSLRIYRSGKMDRLHHPVLAPAGVDVATRVTSKDVVVDADTGLSVRVFLPARPDPCKKLPVLVFFHGGAFVIESAFSTTYHGYAASLAAAAGVVAVSVEYRLAPEHPVPAAYDDAWAALQWAASGKDEWLAEHADNGRLFLAGDSAGGNMVHNVMIRAASSHPAPRIEGAILLHPWFGGNAVIEGESEATARDMAKIWEFACPGAVGGADDPRMNPTAGGAAGLENLRCERVLVCTGEKDWAGARGRAYHAAVAASAWRGSAAWLESEGEGHVFFLEKPECAKAKELMDRVVAFISAS; encoded by the coding sequence ATGGAGTCcaacgccgccgacgagctacTGCTCGAGTTGGACTCCCTACGCATCTACCGGAGCGGCAAGATGGACCGCCTCCACCATCCCGTGCTTGCGCCTGCCGGCGTCGACGTGGCCACCCGCGTCACGTCCAAGGACGTGGTCGTCGACGCTGACACCGGCCTGTCCGTGCGCGTCTTCCTCCCCGCCCGCCCAGATCCGTGCAAGAAGCTACCCGTCCTCGTCTTCTTCCACGGCGGTGCCTTCGTGATCGAGTCGGCCTTCTCCACGACGTACCATGGCTACGCcgcgtccctcgccgccgcggccggcgtcgtcgccgtctccgtGGAGTACCGCCTCGCGCCGGAGCACCCCGTCCCCGCCGCCTACGACGACGCCTGGGCCGCGCTCCAGTGGGCCGCGTCGGGGAAAGACGAGTGGCTCGCCGAGCACGCGGACAACGgccgcctcttcctcgccgGAGACAGCGCAGGCGGCAACATGGTTCACAACGTCATGATCAGGGCGGCGTCCTCCCATCCAGCGCCGAGGATCGAGGGCGCCATACTCCTTCACCCTTGGTTCGGCGGGAACGCGGTCATCGAAGGCGAGTCCGAGGCGACGGCCAGGGACATGGCCAAGATCTGGGAGTTCGCGTGCCCGggcgcggtgggcggcgccgacgacccgAGGATGAACCCCACGGCGGGGGGCGCGGCGGGGCTGGAGAACCTCCGGTGCGAGAGGGTGCTCGTCTGCACCGGCGAGAAGGACTGGGCCGGGGCGCGGGGACGCGCGTAccacgcggcggtggccgcgagCGCGTGGCGAGGGAGCGCCGCGTGGCTGGAGTCGGAAGGGGAGGGGCACGTGTTCTTCCTGGAGAAGCCGGAGTGCGCCAAGGCCAAGGAGCTCATGGACCGCGTCGTGGCGTTCATCTCCGCCTCCTGA